The Zingiber officinale cultivar Zhangliang chromosome 9A, Zo_v1.1, whole genome shotgun sequence genome window below encodes:
- the LOC122021458 gene encoding protein MODIFYING WALL LIGNIN-1-like: MERRSRGDEKLPLCAAVVVLGVASSACCIAAEFSRVKEEDMKLDGSLCSLPRSRAFGLGVAALVCLSTAQVIGTAVALSTDKKASGGRMISVALLLPSWAAYGLAAVLLATASSMNGEQPYGKGWMNGDCYIVHDGVYAGAAALAVLVVFLTLAVGFAVAATGDRRRPGGEGCGPQLKGPGVVEKGFDL; encoded by the exons ATGGAACGACGATCCCGAGGCGACGAGAAGCTGCCTTTGTGCGCCGCCGTCGTAGTTCTAGGAGTCGCTTCTTCCGCCTGCTGCATCGCCGCCGAGTTCAGCAGAGTGAAG GAGGAGGACATGAAGTTGGACGGAAGCCTGTGCTCGCTGCCGCGGAGCCGTGCGTTTGGGCTGGGCGTCGCCGCGCTCGTTTGCCTCTCCACTGCCCAGGTCATCGGAACCGCCGTGGCTCTGTCcaccgacaagaaggcaagcggCGGCCGAATGATATCCGTCGCCCTTCTACTTCCCTCATG GGCAGCCTACGGTCTGGCGGCGGTCCTGTTGGCCACCGCGTCGAGCATGAACGGCGAGCAGCCGTACGGGAAAGGCTGGATGAACGGCGATTGCTACATAGTGCACGACGGCGTTTATGCTGGCGCGGCAGCGCTCGCCGTCCTCGTCGTGTTTCTCACGCTCGCCGTCGGCTTTGCGGTGGCCGCGACGGGGGATCGCCGGAGGCCGGGTGGGGAAGGATGCGGTCCCCAACTGAAAGGGCCCGGGGTCGTGGAAAAGGGGTTTGACTTGTGA